A region from the Triticum urartu cultivar G1812 chromosome 1, Tu2.1, whole genome shotgun sequence genome encodes:
- the LOC125538512 gene encoding uncharacterized protein LOC125538512: protein MRALPGLLGNDLKSISQLFNVTAATVGLGLLPFAFLGITMVPNKSLLHSASTSTCRVTPHDIARLYAVVGMGLAIAITQYLASLLGASEKEETAELRRVIVFIAAVSQLGLTVCFFWSLMLAVSLRMGKAHCWPQGTMAAMLTGMAISSVLSVYMLYIGIACVFGANTN from the exons ATGCGTGCACTGCCCGGTCTCCTAG GAAATGATCTCAAGTCTATCAGCCAGCTTTTCAACGTCACGGCCGCCACAGTGGGCTTGGGGCTGCTGCCTTTTGCCTTTCTGGGGATTACGATGGTGCCAAACAAGTCCCtcttgcacagtgcatcgacaTCAACCTGCCGCGTCACTCCCCATGATATTGCGCGGCTGTACGCGGTGGTAGGCATGGGCCTGGCCATCGCCATCACGCAGTACCTTGCGTCGCTGCTCGGCGCTTCTGAGAAGGAGGAGACGGCGGAGCTGCGCCGAGTTATCGTCTTCATCGCTGCTGTGTCGCAGCTGGGACTTACCGTGTGCTTCTTCTGGAGCCTTATGCTTGCCGTGTCACTTCGGATGGGGAAGGCGCACTGCTGGCCACAGGGCACGATGGCTGCGATGCTGACCGGGATGGCCATCTCGTCCGTGCTGAGCGTGTACATGTTGTACATAGGCATTGCGTGCGTCTTCGGGGCCAACACCAATTGA